The Sphingopyxis fribergensis genome contains a region encoding:
- a CDS encoding N-acyl-D-amino-acid deacylase family protein, whose translation MASQRRFIPFCVLLCSSMLLSASAAAQAPAYDLIIRGGTIYDGSGKAPVVGDVAIKDDRIVAVGKVDGTAKTEVAAKGMAVAPGFINMLSWATESLIVDPKSQSDIRQGVTLEVMGEGWSMGPMNATMKALETERQGDIKYPIEWTTLGDYFGWLEKRGVSTNIASFVGAATVRVHELGEGDVDPTPEQLTRMRALVKQAMNDGAMGVGSSIIYAPGSYAETDELVALTSEAAKCGGMYISHMRSEGDRIEEAVDELIDISRRSGAPAEIYHLKMAGRSNWSKLDTIVKKIEDARAEGLKITTDMYTYTAGATGLDAAMPTWVQAGGLEEWIKRLKDPAIRARVAAEMKQPGSDWENLYFGAGADKMILSGFKNDALKPLTGKTLAEVAAMRGKSPEETAMDLVVEDGSRVGTVYFLMSEDNVRKQVQLPWMSFGSDAASQAAEGVFLKSGAHPRTYGNFSRLLGRYVRDEKLISLEQAVYRLTTLPATNLGIKDRGALKPGYYADVVVFDPATIGDRSTFEKPHQYSVGMRDVFVNGVGVLRNGEHSGATPGRAVRGAGWNRCS comes from the coding sequence ATGGCATCGCAACGGCGCTTCATACCCTTCTGCGTGCTGCTGTGCAGTTCGATGCTCTTGTCCGCATCAGCGGCCGCGCAGGCGCCCGCCTATGACCTGATCATTCGCGGCGGGACGATCTATGACGGATCGGGAAAGGCGCCGGTCGTCGGCGATGTCGCGATCAAGGATGACCGCATCGTCGCAGTGGGCAAGGTCGACGGCACCGCAAAGACCGAGGTCGCGGCCAAGGGCATGGCGGTCGCGCCGGGCTTCATAAACATGCTAAGCTGGGCGACCGAGTCGCTGATCGTCGATCCGAAGAGCCAAAGCGATATCCGCCAGGGCGTCACGCTGGAGGTGATGGGCGAAGGCTGGTCGATGGGGCCGATGAACGCCACGATGAAGGCCCTCGAGACCGAACGGCAGGGCGACATCAAATATCCGATCGAATGGACGACGCTCGGCGATTATTTCGGCTGGCTGGAAAAGCGCGGGGTATCGACCAATATCGCGAGTTTCGTCGGTGCCGCGACGGTGCGGGTCCATGAACTCGGCGAAGGCGATGTCGATCCGACGCCCGAGCAGCTGACGCGCATGCGGGCGCTGGTGAAACAGGCGATGAACGATGGCGCGATGGGAGTCGGCAGCTCGATCATCTATGCCCCCGGCTCCTACGCCGAGACCGATGAGCTGGTCGCGCTGACCAGCGAGGCGGCGAAATGTGGCGGCATGTATATCAGCCATATGCGCTCCGAAGGCGACCGGATTGAGGAAGCCGTCGACGAGTTGATCGACATTTCGCGCCGCTCAGGGGCGCCGGCCGAAATCTATCACCTGAAAATGGCAGGGCGGAGCAACTGGAGCAAGCTCGACACGATCGTGAAGAAGATCGAGGACGCGCGCGCCGAGGGGCTGAAGATCACGACCGACATGTACACCTATACTGCGGGCGCGACCGGGCTCGACGCCGCGATGCCCACGTGGGTGCAGGCGGGCGGGCTGGAAGAATGGATCAAGCGGCTGAAGGACCCCGCGATCCGCGCGCGCGTCGCGGCCGAGATGAAACAGCCGGGCAGCGACTGGGAAAATCTTTATTTCGGCGCGGGCGCCGACAAGATGATCCTGTCGGGATTCAAGAATGACGCGCTGAAACCGCTGACCGGCAAGACGCTCGCCGAGGTTGCGGCGATGCGCGGAAAAAGCCCCGAGGAAACCGCGATGGACCTTGTCGTCGAGGACGGCTCGCGCGTCGGCACCGTCTATTTCCTCATGTCCGAGGATAATGTGCGCAAGCAGGTCCAGCTGCCCTGGATGAGTTTCGGCTCGGACGCCGCGTCGCAGGCGGCCGAGGGTGTTTTCCTGAAATCGGGGGCGCATCCGCGCACCTATGGCAATTTTTCGCGGCTGCTCGGCCGCTATGTCCGCGACGAGAAGCTGATCTCGCTCGAACAAGCGGTGTACCGGCTCACCACCCTGCCCGCGACCAACCTGGGCATCAAGGATCGCGGTGCGCTCAAGCCCGGCTATTATGCCGATGTCGTCGTGTTCGACCCGGCAACGATCGGCGACCGCTCGACTTTCGAAAAGCCGCACCAATATTCGGTCGGCATGCGCGATGTGTTCGTCAACGGCGTCGGCGTGTTGCGCAATGGCGAGCATAGCGGTGCGACGCCGGGACGCGCGGTACGCGGCGCGGGGTGGAACCGCTGTTCCTAA
- a CDS encoding helix-turn-helix domain-containing protein, whose amino-acid sequence MADHSTPPTLGTVMKSIRSRNGWTLKEMSAKSGIPVSTLSKVEHDRLTLSYDKLQQLSQRLSIRMSDLFAEDDEGATPRVTGRRSIGTIDQAVRVTTDNYDYHYLCTDLRQKRMIPIITRIRAHSAREFGDLVRHQGEEFIFVLEGEVEIHTEFYDPVALKTGQGIYLDSSMGHAYVVAEGYEEALVLGVCSSADDGLMDSLMSLHG is encoded by the coding sequence ATGGCGGATCATTCTACGCCGCCGACACTCGGCACGGTTATGAAGAGCATTCGCTCGCGAAACGGCTGGACGCTCAAGGAAATGAGCGCGAAATCGGGTATCCCGGTGTCGACGCTGTCGAAGGTCGAGCATGACCGGCTGACGCTGAGCTATGACAAGCTCCAGCAGCTCAGCCAGCGATTGAGCATCCGCATGTCGGACCTGTTCGCCGAAGATGACGAGGGCGCGACCCCGCGCGTGACCGGCCGCCGCAGCATCGGCACGATCGACCAGGCGGTACGCGTCACCACCGACAATTATGATTATCACTATCTCTGCACGGACCTCCGGCAAAAGCGGATGATCCCGATCATCACGCGAATTCGCGCGCATAGCGCGCGCGAGTTTGGCGATCTGGTCCGGCATCAGGGCGAGGAATTCATCTTTGTCCTCGAAGGCGAAGTCGAGATTCACACCGAATTCTACGATCCTGTCGCGCTCAAGACCGGTCAAGGCATCTATCTCGATTCGTCGATGGGCCACGCCTATGTCGTCGCCGAGGGATATGAGGAGGCGCTGGTGCTCGGCGTCTGTTCGAGCGCCGACGACGGGCTGATGGACAGTTTGATGAGCTTGCACGGCTAA
- a CDS encoding serine hydrolase domain-containing protein: MRFIRKAMIGLAAFAALPLAAQGPVPAPTVKKAEAAAVPVAKSAAAAVALDAKDLEAWLDGYLPYALERARIPGAVVVVVRGNQVVLEKGYGFSDVAKRAPVLPETTLFRPGSVSKLFTWTAVMQQVEAGKIDLDKDVNTYLDFKIPPYQGKPITMRNIMTHTAGFQESVRYLISSDPKAVMTLKKQMPLALPDRVFAPGTTPAYSNYATALAGYIVERVSGEPFDDYIENHIFKPLNMTHSSFRQPLPAGLAPYMSKGYPDITQKAKPFELVIPAPAGSLSASGADMGKFMIAHLNDGAGLLKPETTKQMHDFKAPGVGPLNSMALGFYEQWVNGHRAIAHGGDTVWFHSYLWLFPDADIGVYISMNSAGTQGDAGAIRSALFHKFADRYLPGTEKPGQVDAKTAAQHAQMMVGNYISSRGSFTNFMSLFGLLGQTTISLTEDGKITLPGLDGLGAGARDWVEVEPFVWRDTGTNERVAAEVKDGRVVRWSVDGGSPFMVFEPAPFAVNAAWLNPALIFAFGIILLAALAWPVRALVRRSFKADFALEGKARRAYRLSRVFAWLAIGALAGWFGLIAAFSADIGAIGGPLDWLIHLLRIATPLAAFGLLITAGWHLWLSIKDKRRWTMKLGAVLLILAALVLVWVTLVFHLYGFGMVY, translated from the coding sequence ATGCGTTTCATCCGCAAGGCGATGATCGGGCTGGCGGCGTTTGCCGCGCTGCCACTGGCGGCGCAGGGGCCAGTGCCGGCGCCGACGGTAAAGAAAGCCGAAGCGGCTGCCGTGCCGGTGGCAAAATCCGCTGCGGCGGCGGTCGCGCTCGACGCGAAGGATCTCGAAGCCTGGCTTGACGGTTATCTGCCCTATGCGCTCGAACGCGCGCGCATTCCGGGTGCCGTGGTCGTCGTCGTTCGCGGCAATCAGGTCGTTCTGGAAAAGGGCTATGGCTTCTCCGACGTGGCCAAGCGCGCGCCGGTGCTGCCCGAGACCACGCTTTTTCGGCCGGGATCGGTGTCGAAGCTGTTCACCTGGACCGCGGTGATGCAGCAGGTCGAGGCGGGCAAGATCGACCTCGACAAGGACGTGAACACCTATCTCGATTTCAAAATTCCGCCCTATCAGGGCAAGCCGATCACGATGCGCAACATCATGACGCACACCGCGGGCTTCCAGGAATCGGTGCGCTATCTGATCAGCAGCGATCCCAAGGCGGTGATGACGCTGAAAAAGCAAATGCCGCTCGCGCTGCCCGACCGCGTTTTCGCGCCGGGCACGACGCCGGCCTATTCGAACTACGCGACCGCGCTCGCCGGCTATATTGTCGAGCGCGTCAGCGGCGAGCCGTTCGACGACTATATCGAAAATCACATCTTCAAGCCGCTGAACATGACGCATTCATCGTTCCGCCAGCCGCTTCCCGCGGGTCTCGCGCCGTATATGTCAAAGGGCTATCCCGACATCACGCAAAAGGCGAAGCCGTTCGAGCTGGTCATTCCAGCCCCGGCAGGCAGCCTGTCGGCGAGCGGCGCCGATATGGGCAAGTTCATGATTGCGCACCTGAATGACGGCGCGGGCCTCTTGAAGCCTGAGACCACCAAGCAGATGCACGACTTCAAGGCGCCCGGCGTCGGCCCGCTCAACAGCATGGCGCTCGGTTTCTACGAACAATGGGTCAACGGTCACCGCGCGATCGCGCATGGCGGCGACACCGTCTGGTTCCACTCCTATCTTTGGCTGTTCCCCGATGCCGACATCGGCGTCTACATCTCGATGAACAGCGCCGGGACACAGGGCGATGCGGGCGCGATCCGCAGCGCATTGTTCCACAAATTCGCCGACCGCTATCTGCCCGGCACGGAAAAGCCCGGACAGGTCGATGCGAAGACCGCCGCCCAGCATGCGCAAATGATGGTCGGAAACTACATCAGCAGCCGCGGGTCGTTCACCAATTTCATGAGCCTGTTCGGCCTGCTCGGGCAGACGACGATCTCGCTGACCGAGGATGGCAAGATCACGCTGCCCGGGCTTGACGGCCTTGGGGCCGGCGCGCGCGACTGGGTCGAGGTCGAGCCCTTCGTGTGGCGCGACACCGGCACCAACGAGCGCGTCGCCGCCGAGGTCAAGGACGGTCGCGTCGTGCGCTGGAGCGTCGATGGCGGTTCGCCCTTCATGGTGTTCGAACCGGCGCCGTTCGCGGTGAATGCCGCGTGGCTCAACCCGGCGCTGATCTTCGCCTTTGGCATCATCCTGCTCGCGGCGCTGGCCTGGCCGGTGCGTGCGCTGGTGCGTCGCAGCTTCAAGGCCGATTTCGCGCTCGAGGGTAAGGCGCGCCGCGCCTATCGCCTGTCGCGTGTCTTCGCGTGGCTCGCGATTGGCGCGCTCGCCGGTTGGTTCGGGCTGATCGCAGCCTTCTCGGCCGACATCGGCGCGATCGGCGGCCCGCTCGACTGGTTGATCCACCTGCTGCGCATCGCGACGCCGCTTGCCGCCTTCGGCCTGCTCATCACCGCGGGCTGGCATTTGTGGCTCAGCATCAAGGACAAGCGCCGGTGGACGATGAAGCTCGGCGCCGTGCTGCTGATCCTCGCGGCTCTGGTGCTGGTCTGGGTCACGCTGGTCTTCCATCTCTATGGCTTCGGGATGGTCTATTGA
- a CDS encoding dipeptide epimerase: MATQSMRELTLDLRVERFPYHQPFRISGHVFTETALLVAELSDGTHVGRGEGAGVYYLGDDIDHMLAEATRVRGAIEDGATRADLQELLPPGGARNALDCAFWDLEAKQTGLPVWELVGLKPPKALRSTLTLGADRAETMAKAALAIDPEAPIKVKLTGDLRDDIARVVAIRTARPHAWIGVDANQGYDVATLAELLPVLVSSRVAQLEQPLKRGREADLDGLKRPLPFVADESALSLADTASLVGRFDVVNIKLDKCGGLTEGLAIARQAKKLGLDVMVGNMMGTSLSMAPSFIVGQLCDIVDLDGPTFLARDRDPGVSYRDGMIHCPAEIWGN, translated from the coding sequence ATGGCGACGCAGAGCATGCGGGAATTGACGCTCGACCTTCGGGTCGAGCGTTTTCCTTATCATCAGCCTTTCCGCATTTCGGGCCATGTCTTCACCGAGACCGCGCTGCTCGTCGCCGAACTTTCGGACGGCACGCATGTCGGGCGCGGCGAGGGCGCCGGGGTCTATTATCTTGGCGACGACATCGACCATATGCTGGCCGAGGCGACGCGCGTGCGCGGCGCGATCGAAGACGGCGCGACGCGCGCGGATCTGCAAGAACTTCTTCCTCCCGGCGGCGCGCGCAACGCGCTGGACTGCGCCTTCTGGGATCTGGAGGCGAAGCAGACGGGGCTTCCCGTGTGGGAACTCGTGGGATTGAAGCCGCCCAAGGCGCTGCGCTCGACGCTGACGCTGGGTGCCGACCGCGCGGAGACGATGGCGAAAGCCGCACTGGCGATCGATCCCGAAGCACCGATCAAGGTCAAGCTGACGGGCGACCTTAGGGACGACATTGCACGTGTCGTCGCAATCCGCACCGCGCGTCCGCACGCGTGGATCGGCGTCGACGCCAACCAGGGCTATGACGTCGCGACGCTTGCCGAGCTGTTGCCCGTGCTGGTGTCGAGCCGCGTCGCGCAACTGGAACAGCCGCTGAAGCGCGGGCGCGAGGCCGATCTTGACGGGTTGAAACGGCCCTTGCCGTTCGTCGCCGACGAAAGCGCGCTGTCGCTCGCCGACACGGCCTCGCTCGTCGGCCGGTTCGACGTCGTGAACATCAAGCTGGATAAATGCGGCGGGCTGACCGAGGGACTGGCGATCGCGCGGCAGGCGAAGAAGCTCGGTCTCGACGTCATGGTCGGAAACATGATGGGGACCAGCCTGTCGATGGCGCCGTCGTTCATCGTCGGGCAGCTGTGCGACATCGTCGACCTCGACGGGCCGACATTTCTCGCGCGCGATCGCGATCCGGGCGTCAGCTATCGCGATGGCATGATCCATTGTCCGGCGGAAATTTGGGGCAATTGA